The Candidatus Binatus sp. genome has a segment encoding these proteins:
- a CDS encoding BrnA antitoxin family protein, whose amino-acid sequence MRKNENTARFSADKIRRKIARGESKTDWKRVDAMSQAEVERLADKDEGPLSAGWESTVMVGLPPAKQDIHIRLDGDILDWFKARGRGYQTRINAVLRAFVQTRRRVERKTTTRSRAHRAKEATSQNN is encoded by the coding sequence ATGCGGAAGAACGAAAATACCGCACGATTTTCGGCTGACAAAATCAGACGCAAAATTGCGCGTGGTGAGAGCAAGACAGACTGGAAGCGCGTCGATGCGATGTCCCAGGCGGAGGTTGAACGGCTCGCCGATAAGGACGAAGGTCCCTTGTCCGCAGGCTGGGAAAGCACCGTCATGGTTGGACTACCGCCCGCCAAGCAGGATATTCACATTCGCCTCGATGGCGATATTCTCGACTGGTTCAAGGCGCGCGGCAGAGGCTATCAGACACGTATTAACGCGGTCCTGCGCGCTTTTGTCCAGACGCGCCGGCGGGTGGAACGAAAGACTACAACCCGAAGTCGGGCGCACCGCGCCAAGGAGGCTACATCACAGAACAATTGA
- a CDS encoding BrnT family toxin, translated as MEATKLFDGRPVFTYPSPRHAEERFVTVGLLTNRFFAVVWTERVEAIRLISFRRARDAEERKYRTIFG; from the coding sequence ATCGAAGCAACCAAGCTGTTCGACGGACGTCCGGTATTCACATACCCGTCCCCACGTCACGCCGAGGAACGCTTTGTGACCGTCGGGCTGTTGACGAATAGATTTTTCGCTGTCGTATGGACCGAGCGCGTGGAGGCCATCCGGCTTATTTCCTTCAGGAGGGCAAGAGATGCGGAAGAACGAAAATACCGCACGATTTTCGGCTGA